A stretch of Glandiceps talaboti chromosome 18, keGlaTala1.1, whole genome shotgun sequence DNA encodes these proteins:
- the LOC144449807 gene encoding aromatic-L-amino-acid decarboxylase-like produces MEPNKDIQRIVSTAMKTETPDKIKQLNQKVMQFGESHIQDVWERRLPAYQMQADKAAGLLNYRIEEEPKDIDTLLKVIEDHVLRNGIQHSYGGHLGFIPGGGLYSAALGDYIAAVTNRYAGVFAVGTGAVRMENMLIAWAANLIGYPAGHAGNLTSGGSAGTLLAVVAARHSRGVKGRDFDRLVIYMTVMGHICHRKVLNTAGLFEATIRKVPMDENFRMKVDELRILIHKDKEAGLLPFMIVGTLGTTDVGSIDPIDQIADVAEEYNLWFHVDAAYGGFFVLVDEYKPYFKGVNRADSIILDPHKGLFLPFGTGMVIVKRGYILRNANTDHDDAPYLQDHKLNTEEESPKNLSFELSKHFRGMRMWLPLQLHGVKTFRKCLEEKIQLTRYLYAKLSELPGIVVGRYPQLTVITFHYETGNEEENETINKKLSEKIREDGSVFLSSTVILGKFRLRVCVLHYRCNQDIIDLFLTVLKEKLKDLNCH; encoded by the exons ATGGAACCCAATAAAGACATTCAACGGATCGTGTCAACTGCGATGAAGACAGAAACACCCGACAAGATAAAACAACTAAACCAAAAAGTGATGCAGTTTGGAGAGTCACACATACAAGACGTCTGGGAAAGACGACTACCGGCATATCAAATGCAAGCAGATAAGGCAGCTGGGTTGTTGAATTATCGGATCGAAGAAGAACCAAAGGATATAG ATACACTTCTCAAAGTCATCGAAGACCATGTACTTAGAAATGGAATTCAGCATAGTTATGGTGGCCATCTTGGATTTATTCCAGGGGGAGGACTTTATTCAGCAGCTTTAGGAGATTACATTGCAGCTGTCACCAACAGATATGCAG GTGTATTCGCAGTAGGTACAGGTGCTGTCCGGATGGAGAATATGTTAATTGCATGGGCAGCTAATCTCATTGGTTATCCAGCAGGGCATGCTGGGAATTTAACATCTGGTGGTTCAGCAGGAACATTGTTGGCTGTTGTAGCAGCACGACATAGTAGGGGTGTTAAAGGACGTGACTTTGACAG GCTTGTTATTTACATGACTGTGATGGGCCATATATGTCATCGGAAAGTATTGAATACTGCTGGTCTTTTTGAAGCTACTATCAGAAAAGTACCCATGGACGAAAATTTCAGGATGAAAGTGGACGAACTGAGAATACTAATTCACAAAGACAAAGAG GCTGGACTGCTACCATTTATGATTGTTGGGACACTTGGTACGACTGATGTTGGCTCTATTGATCCTATAGACCAGATTGCTGATGTGGCGGAGGAATACAATCTATGGTTTCATGTGGATGCAGCGTATGGTGGATTTTTTGTCTTGGTggatgaatacaaaccctattTCAAGGGAGTGAATAGAGCAGATTCTATCATCCTTGACCCACATAAAG GTTTATTTTTACCATTTGGAACTGGTATGGTGATAGTGAAAAGAGGATATATACTACGGAATGCCAATACTGATCATGATGACGCACCATACCTACAAGATCACAAATTAAACACGGAAGAAGAGTCACCAAAGAATCTATCATTTGAGTTGAGCAAACATTTCAG AGGTATGAGAATGTGGCTTCCATTACAACTCCATGGAGTTAAGACGTTCAGGAAATGTCTTGAAGAAAAGATACAATTAACCAGATATCTGTATGCAAAACTCTCAG AACTACCAGGCATAGTTGTTGGTAGATATCCACAGCTTACAGTCATTACTTTTCACTATGAGACTGGTAACGAGGaagaaaatgaaacaattaaTAAAAAGTTGTCCGAGAAGATTAGAGAAGATGGTTCCGTATTTTTGTCATCAACCGTGATACTTGGAAAGTTTCGCCTTAGAGTTTGTGTACTTCATTATCGTTGTAACCAAGATATCATTGATCTATTTCTAACAGTACTCAAAGAGAAACTAAAAGATCTAAATTGTCACTAA
- the LOC144449806 gene encoding uncharacterized protein LOC144449806, giving the protein MQYSSSFLHLLKPCVSKLPSPVWNTIKSLGLRSKPATHRGRRPDFGKVKICNQTISPTVDITSQDRPIPSRITTRVYRHNYHKFTDCPQPINNLRTIPSVHSEHRKIKQYTFPSVFLCNPRSLNNKLDEYRSVVLENKFDVCAISESWFLPTRPTDYYNINGYTLFSKPRTTRIGGGVALYVKDDFHPTPLDVEVPIDLEIVWVKLRPALLPRNVSIMICAAVYFPDKSMENHMINHIQDALDTIRGQHPDSGVCILGDMNHLYVSNLCNNNNLSQIVTEPTRGSATLDKIVTNMSKFYKPPAISSPIGLSDHSTIMWFPQKTIKRVANKMTKRTVRPMKDSGIREFGDWITHHDWDEVIQPTSAVDKVNALYGTLNKRIQQHFPTRVVKLHATDKPWVTSKTKSLIRRRQQVFDPSRPALWRFYRNKVIRAIKADKREYYRNRVERFKKSNPAQWYRQLRVMSSNQKLQPIIAPPPNINKDDFVSVANHINDHFTSISADINPLSTKDLPAYLPAPSPIPHIYPWEVYKKLAKISNTKAGGPDRIPAKIIREFALEISSPLADILNASFKQAIVPPQWKKAVVVPIPKTNPPIWNKLRPISLTDHFAKVAESFIIEWLMNDIQPNIDVNQFGSRKGHSTTHYLVKLVDSILKHAENPKSLTRVVVTDFSKAFDRVDHNVAIPKLLNTGARPSIIPWISDFLSGRTQCVKYQDTFSEWNCLSAGVPQGTLTGPATFLCMINDAASITIDRNMLALKYVDDLTMIENTSVNDCNNMQIELQRFEKWSQDNNMSLNPSKCHSMDVSFVKKPPPSTSLQLAGQELVSTDVLNILGVKIAKTMKWDIHISDITRRASGRLFLLSSLKRFGLSRSDLITIYIGYIRPLLEYAVPVWHPGLTVKQHDSLERIQKRACRIILGMAYVSYQQALETCKIVDMKQRRDNICLNFAKSLKKSRLHSDWLTKERSDEIGLELRNSRQLSLPRIRTQRYAKSAIPYMIKLWNDDKHTC; this is encoded by the coding sequence ATGCAGTACAGCAGCTCATTCCTGCACCTGTTGAAACCCTGTGTCTCAAAATTACCCTCTCCTGTATGGAACACGATAAAATCACTGGGTTTGAGATCTAAACCCGCAACACACAGAGGTAGGAGACCTGACTTTGGTAAAGTTAAAATCTGCAACCAAACCATTTCACCGACCGTGGACATAACTTCGCAGGATAGACCTATTCCTTCAAGGATTACTACAAGAGTTTACAGACATAATTATCACAAGTTTACAGACTGTCCTCAACCTATAAACAACCTTCGTACTATTCCATCAGTCCACAGTGAACACCGTAAGATAAAACAGTACACCTTTCCTTCCGTGTTTTTGTGTAATCCACGCTCACTAAATAACAAACTTGATGAGTATCGATCTGTTGTTTTAGAGAATAAGTTTGATGTGTGTGCGATTTCTGAATCGTGGTTTCTACCCACTAGACCTACAGACTATTACAATATTAATGGATACACCCTATTCTCCAAACCCCGTACTACTCGCATTGGAGGTGGGGTCGCCCTATATGTGAAAGATGATTTCCATCCTACGCCCTTGGATGTGGAAGTACCAATTGATTTGGAAATAGTATGGGTAAAACTTCGTCCAGCATTACTTCCTCGTAATGTGTCCATCATGATTTGTGCTGCTGTTTATTTTCCTGATAAATCAATGGAAAACCACATGATTAACCACATTCAAGATGCACTAGATACCATCCGTGGCCAACATCCAGATTCTGGAGTCTGTATTCTAGGTGATATGAACCACTTGTATGTCTCTAATCTATGCAATAACAATAACTTGTCTCAGATTGTAACTGAACCCACTCGAGGGTCCGCCACATTAGACAAAATAGTGACCAATATGTCTAAATTCTATAAGCCACCTGCTATATCATCACCCATAGGATTAAGTGATCACTCAACTATCATGTGGTTCCCACAAAAGACCATAAAAAGAGTTGCCAATAAAATGACCAAACGTACAGTTAGACCAATGAAAGACTCCGGGATTCGAGAATTCGGTGATTGGATCACTCATCACGACTGGGATGAAGTCATACAACCAACTTCCGCAGTTGACAAAGTTAACGCACTCTATGGCACTCTTAACAAACGTATTCAGCAACATTTTCCAACTCGTGTGGTCAAACTTCATGCAACTGACAAACCTTGGGTgacatctaaaacaaagtctcTTATTCGTCGACGTCAACAAGTATTCGATCCATCAAGACCAGCGTTATGGAGATTTTATCGTAATAAAGTGATAAGAGCTATTAAGGCGGATAAACGCGAGTACTATAGAAACAGAGTGGAGAGATTTAAGAAATCAAACCCTGCTCAGTGGTATCGTCAATTACGagttatgtcatcaaatcagaAACTTCAACCGATCATAGCGCCACCACCCAATATCAACAAAGATGACTTTGTAAGCGTTGCCAATCACATAAATGATCATTTTACCTCAATTAGTGCTGATATAAACCCACTTTCAACAAAAGACTTACCCGCATATCTCCCTGCACCTTCACCTATACCACATATATACCCCTGGGAAGTCTATAAGAAGCTAGCAAAGATCAGTAACACGAAGGCGGGAGGCCCGGACAGAATACCAGCCAAGATCATTCGCGAATTTGCTTTAGAAATCAGCTCACCTTTAGCAGATATACTTAATGCTTCCTTCAAACAGGCGATTGTTCCACCTCAGTGGAAGAAAGCAGTAGTTGTACCGATACCCAAAACTAACCCTCCAATATGGAACAAACTAAGACCGATATCATTGACAGATCATTTCGCTAAAGTTGCAGAGTCTTTCATTATTGAATGGCTGATGAATGATATTCAACCAAATATTGACGTAAACCAATTCGGTAGTCGTAAAGGCCACTCTACCACTCATTATTTGGTCAAACTGGTTGATAGCATATTAAAACATGCTGAAAACCCCAAAAGTCTAACACGCGTAGTGGTCACCGATTTTAGTAAAGCCTTTGATCGAGTTGATCACAATGTTGCAATACCTAAACTATTAAACACAGGCGCAAGGCCATCAATCATTCCATGGATTTCCGACTTTCTCTCTGGTAGAACCCAATGTGTGAAATATCAAGACACCTTCTCCGAGTGGAACTGTTTAAGTGCTGGAGTTCCTCAAGGAACACTCACAGGACCAGCTACTTTTCTATGCATGATCAACGACGCTGCGAGTATAACAATAGATAGAAACATGTTAGCTCTTAAATATGTTGATGATTTGACTATGATTGAGAATACATCTGTTAATGAttgtaataatatgcaaattgaactGCAGCGATTTGAAAAGTGGTCACAAGATAATAATATGTCACTCAACCCTTCAAAATGCCATTCAATGGATGTATCATTTGTCAAGAAACCTCCGCCATCAACGTCTTTGCAACTTGCTGGACAAGAACTTGTATCGACAGATGTGCTCAATATACTAGGAGTCAAAATTGCTAAAACCATGAAATGGGATATACATATCAGTGACATTACAAGGCGTGCGAGTGGCCGTTTGTTTTTGCTAAGTTCACTTAAGAGATTTGGCCTTAGTAGAAGTGATCTGATCACAATTTATATCGGGTACATTCGACCTTTATTGGAATATGCTGTACCTGTATGGCATCCTGGGTTAACCGTTAAACAACATGATTCATTAGAACGTATTCAGAAAAGGGCTTGTAGAATAATATTGGGTATGGCCTATGTATCATATCAACAGGCACTTGAGACATGTAAAATTGTTGATATGAAACAGAGACGCGATAATATATGTTTAAACTTTGCGAAATCACTCAAAAAGTCTAGATTACACAGTGACTGGCTTACTAAGGAACGTAGCGATGAAATCGGCCTTGAATTACGTAATTCTCGTCAACTATCTCTACCTAGGATACGTACACAGAGATATGCTAAAAGTGCAATTCCTTACATGATTAAATTATGGAATGATGACAAACACACTTGTTAG